A window from Streptomyces sp. NBC_00335 encodes these proteins:
- a CDS encoding polynucleotide kinase-phosphatase, which produces MTTDSTDTAGTTAAGDTATGRKRVLPVTDLSLVVLIGATGSGKSTFARTHFKPTEVISSDYCRGLVADDENDQSASKDAFEVLHYIAGKRLAAGRLTVVDATSVQAESRRQLVQLAREYDVLPIAIVLDLPEEVCAERNAARAERAKLPRAVIQRHRRDLRRSLRGLEREGFRKVHVLRTPEEVASVEVVLEKRYNDLTHLTGPFDIIGDIHGCASELETLLAKLGYQDGTHPEGRTAVFVGDLVDRGPDSPGVLRRVMGMVGSGNALCVPGNHENKLARHLKGSKVQRTHGLAETIEQLEREPEEFVQEVRTFIQGLVSHYVLDGGRLVVCHAGLPEKYHGRTSGRVRAHALYGETTGETDEFGLPVRYPWAEDYRGKAVVVYGHTPVPNTAWINNTICLDTGAVFGGKMTALRWPERELVDVPAEKVWYEPVKPLVTEAPGGHDGRPLDLADVHGRRIVETRHLGNVNVREENAAAALEVMSRFAVDPRLVPYLPPTMAPTATSSEEGYLEHPAEAFAQYRKDGIAQVVCEEKHMGSRATVLLCKDAGAARERFGVDGPTGSVYTRTGRPFFKDPAVTEEVLGRLRSAVTDAGLWEELDTDWLLVDGELLPWSLKSTGLLRNQYAAVGAASSAVFPEAIAALEAASARGVDTGELLERQRGRAADAEKFTEAYRRYCWSTDGLDGVRFAPFQLLAAAGRSLAAVPHDEQLFWLDRLVAADEAAGTGLLRRTGRILVDTADEASVRAGTDWWLELTAAGGEGMVVKPLQAYAKDGKGRLVQPGVKVRGREYLRIIYGPEYTRPDHLERLRGRHLGHKRSLALREYALGLEAVDRLAAGEPLWRVHEAVFAVLALESEPVDPRL; this is translated from the coding sequence ATGACCACCGACAGCACCGACACCGCCGGCACCACGGCCGCAGGCGATACGGCCACCGGCCGCAAGCGCGTACTTCCCGTCACCGACCTGTCCCTCGTCGTCCTGATCGGGGCCACCGGCTCGGGCAAGTCCACCTTCGCCCGCACCCACTTCAAGCCCACCGAGGTCATCTCCTCCGACTACTGCCGGGGCCTGGTAGCCGACGACGAGAACGACCAGAGCGCCAGCAAGGACGCCTTCGAGGTCCTGCACTACATCGCGGGCAAGCGCCTCGCCGCCGGCCGCCTCACCGTGGTCGACGCCACCAGCGTCCAGGCCGAGTCCCGCCGGCAGCTGGTCCAGCTCGCCCGCGAGTACGACGTCCTGCCCATCGCGATCGTCCTCGACCTGCCCGAAGAGGTCTGCGCCGAGCGCAACGCGGCCCGCGCCGAGCGGGCCAAGCTGCCGCGCGCCGTCATCCAGCGCCACCGCCGCGACCTGCGGCGCTCGCTGCGCGGCCTGGAGCGCGAGGGCTTCCGCAAGGTGCACGTGCTGCGCACGCCCGAGGAGGTCGCATCGGTCGAGGTGGTCCTGGAGAAGCGCTACAACGACCTCACCCACCTCACCGGCCCCTTCGACATCATCGGCGACATCCACGGCTGTGCCTCCGAGCTGGAGACCCTGCTCGCCAAGCTCGGCTATCAGGACGGCACCCACCCCGAGGGCCGCACCGCGGTGTTCGTCGGCGACCTCGTCGACCGCGGTCCGGACAGTCCGGGCGTACTGCGCCGCGTGATGGGCATGGTCGGCTCCGGCAACGCCCTGTGCGTGCCCGGCAACCACGAGAACAAGCTCGCCCGTCACCTCAAGGGCTCCAAGGTCCAGCGGACCCACGGCCTCGCCGAAACGATCGAGCAGCTCGAACGGGAGCCGGAGGAGTTCGTCCAGGAGGTCCGCACCTTCATCCAGGGCCTGGTCAGCCACTACGTCCTCGACGGCGGCCGGCTCGTGGTCTGCCACGCAGGGCTGCCCGAGAAGTACCACGGCCGCACTTCCGGCCGGGTGCGCGCGCACGCCCTGTACGGGGAGACCACCGGCGAGACCGACGAGTTCGGGCTGCCCGTGCGCTACCCGTGGGCCGAGGACTACCGGGGCAAGGCCGTCGTGGTCTACGGCCACACGCCGGTCCCGAACACCGCCTGGATCAACAACACCATCTGCCTCGACACCGGAGCCGTCTTCGGCGGGAAGATGACCGCCCTGCGCTGGCCCGAGCGCGAACTGGTCGACGTACCGGCAGAGAAGGTCTGGTACGAGCCGGTCAAGCCGCTCGTCACCGAGGCGCCCGGCGGCCATGACGGACGTCCGCTCGACCTGGCCGACGTCCACGGCCGCCGGATCGTCGAGACCCGGCACCTGGGCAACGTCAACGTCCGCGAGGAGAACGCGGCCGCCGCCCTGGAGGTGATGAGCCGCTTCGCCGTGGACCCGCGCCTGGTCCCGTACCTCCCGCCGACCATGGCGCCGACCGCCACCTCCTCGGAGGAGGGCTACCTGGAGCACCCCGCCGAGGCCTTCGCGCAGTACCGCAAGGACGGCATCGCCCAGGTCGTCTGCGAGGAGAAGCACATGGGCTCCCGCGCCACCGTGCTGCTCTGCAAGGACGCCGGCGCGGCCCGCGAGCGGTTCGGGGTCGACGGCCCCACCGGGTCCGTCTACACCCGCACCGGACGGCCCTTCTTCAAGGACCCCGCGGTCACCGAGGAGGTCCTCGGCCGGCTCCGCTCGGCGGTCACCGACGCCGGGCTGTGGGAGGAGCTCGACACCGACTGGCTGCTCGTGGACGGCGAACTGCTGCCGTGGTCGCTGAAGTCCACCGGACTGCTGCGCAACCAGTACGCCGCCGTGGGCGCGGCTTCCAGCGCCGTGTTCCCGGAGGCCATCGCGGCCCTGGAGGCGGCCTCGGCCCGGGGCGTCGACACCGGGGAGCTCCTGGAGCGCCAGCGCGGGCGGGCCGCCGACGCGGAGAAGTTCACCGAGGCGTACCGGCGTTACTGCTGGAGCACCGACGGGCTGGACGGCGTACGGTTCGCCCCGTTCCAGCTGCTGGCGGCGGCCGGCCGCTCGCTGGCGGCCGTACCCCACGACGAGCAGCTGTTCTGGCTGGACCGGCTCGTCGCCGCCGACGAGGCCGCCGGGACCGGACTGCTGCGCCGCACCGGCCGGATCCTGGTGGACACCGCCGACGAGGCCTCGGTACGGGCGGGCACCGACTGGTGGCTGGAGCTGACGGCCGCCGGCGGGGAGGGCATGGTCGTCAAACCGCTCCAGGCGTACGCCAAGGACGGCAAGGGCCGGCTCGTGCAGCCGGGGGTGAAGGTGCGCGGACGCGAGTACCTGCGGATCATCTACGGTCCCGAGTACACGCGTCCGGACCACCTGGAGCGGCTGCGCGGACGCCACCTCGGGCACAAGCGCTCGCTCGCCCTGCGCGAGTACGCGCTCGGTCTGGAGGCCGTGGACCGGCTGGCGGCCGGGGAGCCGCTGTGGCGGGTCCACGAGGCGGTCTTCGCCGTGCTCGCGCTGGAGTCGGAGCCGGTGGACCCGCGGCTCTGA